A region of Marnyiella aurantia DNA encodes the following proteins:
- the pdxH gene encoding pyridoxamine 5'-phosphate oxidase produces MENLHDKRKIYEQSELLESQIKLNPMEQFRDWFVDAGAHPGISEANAMAVSTVEADGCPRTRMVLLKSYTWEGFIFYTNYKSRKGQAIESTKRACLHFFWPPLERQIIIKAELERLPENLSDGYFASRPRGSQLGAVVSPQSDVIPDRNYLEEKLTALEQFYEGREIPRPENWGGYMAKPYEIEFWQGRPNRLHDRIIYNFQSDFDWTVKRLAP; encoded by the coding sequence ATGGAAAACCTACACGATAAAAGGAAAATTTACGAACAGTCCGAATTACTGGAAAGTCAGATAAAACTGAATCCTATGGAGCAGTTCCGCGACTGGTTTGTGGATGCAGGTGCACATCCTGGCATCTCCGAGGCCAACGCAATGGCGGTGTCTACCGTTGAAGCCGACGGCTGTCCCCGTACACGCATGGTCCTACTGAAGTCCTACACCTGGGAAGGTTTTATTTTCTATACCAATTATAAGAGCCGCAAAGGGCAGGCAATTGAATCCACCAAGCGGGCTTGCCTCCATTTTTTCTGGCCCCCGCTGGAGCGGCAGATAATTATAAAGGCCGAGCTGGAAAGACTTCCGGAAAACCTCAGTGACGGTTATTTTGCATCCCGCCCGCGTGGAAGCCAACTGGGTGCGGTGGTATCACCACAGAGCGATGTCATTCCGGATAGAAACTATTTGGAAGAAAAATTAACTGCGCTGGAGCAGTTTTATGAGGGAAGGGAAATTCCCAGACCCGAAAACTGGGGTGGATATATGGCCAAACCTTATGAAATTGAGTTTTGGCAGGGTAGACCTAACCGCCTGCACGACCGGATTATCTATAATTTTCAGTCCGATTTTGACTGGACCGTCAAACGGTTGGCACCATAA
- the panD gene encoding aspartate 1-decarboxylase, translating to MLIEVFKSKIHRVRVTESDLNYIGSITIDEDLLEASGIMVGERVYIVNVNNGERFDTYAIKGKRKSGEVCLNGPAARRVQRGDIIIIIAYAQMTPEEARDFQPKIVFPDENTNLLT from the coding sequence ATGCTTATTGAAGTTTTTAAATCCAAGATCCACCGTGTCCGGGTAACCGAATCAGATCTTAATTATATAGGAAGCATTACCATTGATGAGGATTTGCTGGAGGCGTCCGGAATTATGGTAGGCGAGCGGGTATATATCGTTAATGTGAACAATGGCGAAAGGTTTGACACTTATGCCATTAAGGGCAAAAGAAAATCCGGTGAGGTTTGCCTGAATGGCCCTGCGGCAAGGAGAGTTCAGCGCGGCGACATTATTATCATCATAGCGTATGCCCAAATGACGCCTGAGGAAGCACGTGATTTCCAGCCTAAGATTGTGTTCCCAGATGAAAATACCAACCTTCTAACTTAA
- a CDS encoding HU family DNA-binding protein: MNKSELIEAMANDAGITKVAAKAALESFMSNVMNTLQQKDGKVSLVGFGTFSVAERAARQGINPATKKPINIAAKKVAKFKAGADLATAVSGNK, from the coding sequence ATGAACAAGTCTGAACTAATTGAGGCAATGGCAAACGATGCCGGTATCACCAAAGTAGCAGCTAAAGCTGCATTAGAATCCTTCATGTCTAACGTAATGAACACTTTGCAGCAGAAGGATGGTAAAGTTTCGCTGGTTGGATTCGGAACTTTTTCTGTAGCTGAAAGAGCTGCAAGACAGGGTATTAACCCAGCAACTAAAAAGCCAATTAACATTGCTGCAAAGAAAGTGGCGAAATTTAAAGCTGGTGCTGACCTGGCTACTGCTGTTTCCGGAAATAAATAA